The sequence ATAAACTCGGCTCCAGCTCTTACAGCAGCACGTCGTACAATATCATCACCGATTCTACGGGGAACGATCAACATTTCACCTTTCGATTCATCTTTTTCACCATTTTCATGAGTACCTAACCTATAAGTGACGACTTCCTCGTTAGGGCTTGCAAGTATAAAATATTCTCCACCGCTTACAGTATTTTGAGCTTTCATTTCCTCATAAATGCCCATATCATCGAATATAGGTTTTAAAGAAGGAAGCCATCCATCTCCACATACTTTGTCGCGCGGCCATGTTTCTTTGTCTACCAGTAAAACATCAAGACCTCTCTTGGCACAATAGAAAGCAGCCGATGAACCAGCAGGGCCTGCGCCCACGACTATGACCTGTCTTTTCATGCTTTTTCAACTCCTTCCGATTTGGCAACTAGAGTAATCACATCGCCCTTCGGGCAAAGTTTAGCACAGATACCACACCCTATGCATTTTTCAGGATCAACGGCCTCAAAGCCGCAGCCTAGACAGCTGTCAGTCTCAGTGTATGCTTCTTGATCGTTAAATGTTTGTTCCACTTCTTTAAATGTGTTTAGACGTTCTTCTAATGGCAATTTGGGAGTAGTGGGGCGAACTATCTTGCGGAAATTATATGGGAACAGCTTTTCATAAACATCTGCGCATACCAAACGTGAGGCGCTGTCGTCAACCGGATCTTTTAGCCTACGGCCGCGAAGCCTGGCATCAACCTCTAATGCGGTCTTTCGACCGGAAGCCATGGCGTCAATTACAGAGCATTTGTTAGAATGAATATCGCCAGCATAAAATACACCATCTTCAGCAATATCATCCCACAAAGTATCGTATCCTTGCCCAATAGCAACTACTACCCAGTCAGCTTTGATCCAAATCTTATCGTTCAGATCAGTTTCTACGATAAACTGGCCTTGTTCATCTTTTTTTAATGATAATACTTTGTTGAACTCAACGCCTGTAAGCGTAGGATACAAATCCGAGGTAAATCGTGTAGGACTATATCCTTCTATAATTTCGATACCCTCTTCTCGCGCTTCTTCCAGTTCCCAAGGATGCGCTGGGATTTCATTACCACACTCCAGGCAGACGACGGTGACTTTGGAAGCTCCTACACGAAGCGCCGTACGAGCAACATCTATCGCAACGCTTCCGCCACCTATGATAACAGCCTCACCACCATCGAATTTGAATAGCTGCCCCAGATGGCGACGAAGTCTTTGCCTGCTGTTTACTTGCTCCATAAAGTTTATCGCAGTCATGATGCCTGCAAGACGCCAACCCTCGATAAACAACTCTTTGGATTTAGGTCTCCCTGTAGCAACAATAATTGCGTCATATTCAGACTTTAGTTCCTCAACGGAGTATTTATTTATCTTTTGATTGAGACGAATGTCCAAACCAGCTCCTTGCAGTTTTGCTATATCTTTTAGAACTACCTCTCTTGGCAAGCGAAATTCAGGGATACAGCGTACCAACATACCACCTGGCTTATCTGAAGCTTCGAAGACGGTTACGCCATAACCAGCGAGAGCTAGATAATGAGCTGCAGTAAGGCCAGCTGGGCCTGCGCCGATTACAGCTATCTCCTCCTCGTATTTTCGCACATACTTTGGCGGCTTGTAGTCCGTTTTCTCGCTCAGATATCGTTTTATTTCCCGGATCTTAATAGGCTTATCCACTAAGATACCGCGCTTGCAACCTTCTTCACAAGGATGGTGGCAAACACGTCCGCAAACTGCAGGTAGTGGGTTTTTAGACCAAACAAGTTCATAGGCAGCGTCATAGTTACCAGATTTGGTCAAAGCCAGGTAGCCT is a genomic window of Calorimonas adulescens containing:
- a CDS encoding FAD-dependent oxidoreductase, with translation MSTGGSGPIAEIGGISELEKTLKSGGKAKTKAPIKILGSTLKKEIALPDKVVAKIDSSKCINCGTCRENCPVDAIVENQRQICHVCPTCTEIPGISVRKMKSLPTETSCTTKCPLGISPQGYLALTKSGNYDAAYELVWSKNPLPAVCGRVCHHPCEEGCKRGILVDKPIKIREIKRYLSEKTDYKPPKYVRKYEEEIAVIGAGPAGLTAAHYLALAGYGVTVFEASDKPGGMLVRCIPEFRLPREVVLKDIAKLQGAGLDIRLNQKINKYSVEELKSEYDAIIVATGRPKSKELFIEGWRLAGIMTAINFMEQVNSRQRLRRHLGQLFKFDGGEAVIIGGGSVAIDVARTALRVGASKVTVVCLECGNEIPAHPWELEEAREEGIEIIEGYSPTRFTSDLYPTLTGVEFNKVLSLKKDEQGQFIVETDLNDKIWIKADWVVVAIGQGYDTLWDDIAEDGVFYAGDIHSNKCSVIDAMASGRKTALEVDARLRGRRLKDPVDDSASRLVCADVYEKLFPYNFRKIVRPTTPKLPLEERLNTFKEVEQTFNDQEAYTETDSCLGCGFEAVDPEKCIGCGICAKLCPKGDVITLVAKSEGVEKA